The Brassica oleracea var. oleracea cultivar TO1000 chromosome C6, BOL, whole genome shotgun sequence genome includes a region encoding these proteins:
- the LOC106299242 gene encoding uncharacterized protein LOC106299242 has protein sequence MRRRICVLPALDVMVDQDAYMKMVVANAKNMEASNEFAVEMENYFAGLPDKEEVACNLLTIQNLWSELEAVMVKDQERVTEFNEMKKKLEVSEHERSALSIILLR, from the exons ATGAGGCGTAGGATCTGCGTTCTCCCAGCACTTGATGTAATGGTGGACCAGGATGCTTACATGAAAATGGTTGTAGCGAATGCAAAG AATATGGAAGCGAGCAACGAGTTTGCTGTGGAAATGGAGAATTACTTCGCAGGTCTTCCAGACAAGGAGGAGGTCGCATGTAACTTGCTGACTATCCAGAATCTCTGGTCCGAGCTGGAGGCGGTGATGGTAAAAGATCAAGAGAGGGTCACCGAGTTCAATGAAATGAAGAAGAAATTGGAGGTCTCCGAGCACGAGAGATCCGCACTGTCAATTATTTTGCTGAGATAG